Proteins co-encoded in one Zymomonas mobilis subsp. mobilis ATCC 10988 genomic window:
- a CDS encoding TonB-dependent receptor plug domain-containing protein, with protein MKNFIPKGGLYLSFLCGVFQYPYTVLAADKNNITVNNGDAIIVTGTRETGKKASESISPIDIISAKQLTQTGMPSLRDALTQLLPSLSVPNAGFDSGALTDSLSLRGLNSNETLVLVDGKRRHTTANLSAVAGPQQGTTPVDIDMIPMAAIDHIEVLRDGASAQYGSDAVAGVVNVILKKQDHGFHAQTLTGITAAKDGFQQGVYLDGGTKLGSRGYLHVSGDFLRQNHTYRSSKDLRTNSKDKFLGQPEQTRESFAIKGGYEITDNIEAYGLVTYAHRYAEANEITRLASTLTDYPAYAAIYPNGYLPVDTINENDWEITGGLKGQIKGWNWDVSSVYGRDYDSIGVKNSANLQLSKDTGLAPTNFKNAQRFNNQQWSNSIDFSKAFHINGWPHVINVAGGATHRYESYTIGAGSFESAYGSGSEALPGIPAQSAGKFSRNVFGGYFDVATHLVKQLQIDVAGRYEHYSDVGDTKTGKVALRYDPFKWLGFRGTISNAFHAPTLAQEYYSAVTFYPTQAGGIISPSSVGALANGSEKLKPEHSTNITAGVTFEPIKRLHITADVYQIKLRGQILPGGNIYGDQASSALALDGFNLPAAAASWTPASIYAHWFANVANTRTRGIDITASYPTYLGDIGHIDWSVAANINRTILTHQGKDADGNDLLTKQSIAYITSAYPRSKIIWGGQFTSGDKKWIVGLHEIRWGHTTSQLSYYGGAANTNLLSNYEFFPFHNRVKYTTNLDITYRVNAKLALTAGANNLFNRYPTRLPLAHRYIGIHKYDMNTSQLGMNGGFYYFKVDVSL; from the coding sequence ATGAAAAATTTTATACCAAAAGGAGGATTATATCTTTCTTTTTTATGCGGTGTTTTTCAATATCCTTATACCGTTTTAGCTGCCGACAAAAATAATATCACGGTCAATAATGGAGATGCCATTATTGTTACCGGCACCCGAGAGACGGGTAAAAAGGCAAGTGAAAGCATTTCTCCAATTGATATTATTTCAGCGAAACAACTGACCCAGACGGGGATGCCCAGTTTACGCGATGCTCTGACGCAATTATTGCCTTCCTTAAGCGTTCCCAATGCTGGATTTGATAGCGGCGCCTTGACCGATTCTTTGAGTTTGAGGGGGTTAAATTCTAATGAAACCCTTGTTTTGGTAGACGGTAAACGCCGTCATACCACAGCTAATCTTTCTGCTGTCGCAGGCCCGCAACAAGGGACAACGCCCGTAGATATCGATATGATTCCGATGGCGGCCATTGACCATATTGAGGTTTTACGAGATGGAGCTTCTGCCCAATATGGTTCCGATGCGGTGGCCGGTGTTGTCAATGTTATTTTGAAAAAACAGGATCACGGTTTTCACGCCCAGACTTTGACGGGCATTACCGCGGCTAAAGACGGCTTTCAGCAAGGCGTTTATCTGGATGGTGGCACCAAATTGGGATCACGCGGTTATTTGCATGTCAGCGGTGATTTTTTACGCCAAAATCATACCTATCGCAGTTCAAAAGATTTACGCACCAACAGTAAAGACAAATTTTTGGGTCAGCCCGAACAGACACGGGAAAGTTTTGCAATCAAAGGTGGTTACGAAATTACCGATAATATCGAGGCCTATGGTCTGGTTACCTATGCTCATCGTTATGCCGAAGCCAATGAAATCACGCGTCTTGCTTCTACCTTGACGGATTATCCGGCTTATGCCGCAATTTATCCCAATGGCTATTTGCCGGTTGATACCATTAATGAAAATGACTGGGAAATAACGGGCGGATTAAAAGGCCAGATCAAAGGCTGGAATTGGGATGTATCCAGCGTTTATGGTCGTGATTATGATAGTATCGGAGTCAAAAACTCGGCTAATCTTCAGCTTTCAAAAGATACCGGTCTAGCCCCGACGAATTTTAAAAATGCCCAGCGTTTCAATAATCAGCAATGGAGCAATAGTATTGATTTCAGCAAGGCTTTCCATATTAACGGCTGGCCCCATGTAATCAATGTAGCAGGAGGCGCAACCCATCGGTATGAAAGCTATACTATTGGTGCAGGTAGTTTTGAATCTGCCTATGGCAGCGGGTCAGAAGCTCTTCCCGGTATACCTGCCCAAAGTGCAGGCAAATTCAGCCGAAATGTCTTTGGCGGTTACTTCGATGTAGCGACCCATTTGGTCAAACAGCTACAGATTGATGTCGCAGGACGTTACGAGCATTATTCTGATGTCGGGGATACCAAAACCGGAAAGGTTGCCTTGCGCTATGATCCTTTCAAATGGTTAGGATTCAGAGGCACTATTTCAAATGCCTTTCATGCTCCAACCTTGGCACAGGAATATTATAGCGCCGTTACTTTTTATCCAACCCAAGCGGGGGGTATTATCAGCCCGAGTTCTGTCGGGGCTTTGGCCAATGGTTCTGAAAAATTGAAGCCGGAACATTCAACCAATATAACGGCCGGTGTCACTTTTGAACCGATCAAAAGGCTACATATTACAGCCGATGTCTATCAGATAAAATTACGGGGGCAGATCTTACCCGGTGGTAATATCTATGGAGATCAAGCCTCTAGTGCCTTGGCCTTAGATGGCTTTAATTTGCCAGCGGCAGCGGCCAGTTGGACACCCGCTTCTATTTATGCCCATTGGTTTGCCAATGTCGCCAATACCCGCACTCGAGGTATTGATATTACCGCCAGCTATCCAACCTATTTAGGCGATATCGGCCATATCGATTGGAGTGTAGCCGCCAATATCAATCGCACGATTTTGACTCATCAGGGAAAAGATGCTGATGGCAATGATCTTCTGACCAAGCAAAGCATTGCCTATATCACCAGCGCTTATCCACGCAGTAAAATTATCTGGGGCGGTCAATTCACCAGTGGCGATAAAAAATGGATTGTCGGCCTGCATGAAATCCGTTGGGGACATACAACCTCGCAGCTTTCTTACTATGGCGGGGCGGCCAATACAAATCTGTTATCGAATTATGAATTCTTTCCTTTTCATAATCGGGTTAAATATACCACCAATCTTGATATAACCTATCGAGTGAATGCCAAGCTGGCTTTGACAGCTGGTGCCAATAATTTGTTTAATCGATATCCAACACGTTTGCCTTTAGCGCATCGCTATATAGGTATTCACAAATATGACATGAATACCTCACAATTAGGCATGAATGGCGGATTTTATTACTTTAAGGTCGATGTCAGTCTGTAG
- a CDS encoding aldo/keto reductase, whose translation MDYTYLGRTGLKVSRLELGTMNFGYLTDEITSFEIMDEALEHGINFFDTADVYGGPQSPDMEQGFGLSEEIIGNWLSQGGRRDKIVLATKVYQPMGTGPNDRHLSAYHIRRACEDSLRRLKTDHIDLYQMHHVDRHTPWEEIWQAMEQLIREGKITYVGSSNFAGWDIATAQNVATSRHLLGLASEQSLYNLTQRSIELEVIPALRYYGIGLIPWSPVGMGLLSGVLQDLKKGTQKAPHIFQQVDKFYPQLEAYEDLCRELGRHPAEVALAWVLHNPVVTAAITGPRTVEQLHQNFKALSCTLSPEILQKLDEIWPGPKGEAPEAYAW comes from the coding sequence ATGGATTATACGTATTTGGGTCGTACCGGATTAAAAGTAAGCCGGTTAGAATTGGGTACAATGAATTTCGGATATTTGACCGATGAAATTACCAGCTTCGAAATAATGGATGAGGCTTTGGAGCATGGCATCAATTTTTTTGATACTGCCGATGTTTATGGTGGCCCCCAATCGCCTGATATGGAACAAGGTTTTGGCCTTTCTGAAGAAATTATCGGTAACTGGTTATCCCAAGGAGGCCGTCGCGACAAAATCGTTCTGGCGACCAAAGTCTATCAACCCATGGGAACAGGTCCTAATGATCGCCATTTGTCAGCCTATCATATCCGGCGCGCCTGTGAAGATAGCCTGCGGAGATTAAAAACCGATCATATCGATCTGTACCAGATGCATCACGTTGATAGACATACGCCATGGGAAGAAATCTGGCAGGCCATGGAGCAGTTAATCCGTGAAGGCAAAATTACTTATGTGGGTAGCAGTAACTTTGCTGGCTGGGATATAGCCACTGCACAAAATGTTGCGACCTCGCGGCATTTGTTAGGATTAGCTTCCGAACAAAGCCTTTATAACCTTACCCAGCGCAGTATTGAATTAGAGGTCATTCCGGCATTACGTTATTATGGAATAGGGCTTATCCCATGGAGTCCGGTCGGGATGGGTTTGCTAAGCGGCGTATTGCAGGATCTTAAAAAAGGTACCCAAAAAGCACCTCACATTTTTCAGCAAGTGGATAAATTTTATCCACAATTAGAGGCCTATGAAGATTTATGTCGTGAATTAGGCCGCCATCCCGCAGAAGTGGCCTTGGCATGGGTGCTGCATAATCCGGTCGTGACAGCCGCCATCACAGGCCCCCGCACAGTTGAACAACTCCATCAAAATTTTAAGGCCTTATCCTGCACTCTTTCGCCTGAAATTTTACAAAAACTTGATGAGATTTGGCCGGGGCCAAAGGGAGAAGCGCCTGAAGCCTATGCATGGTAG
- a CDS encoding SMP-30/gluconolactonase/LRE family protein — translation MLACIFKLFGLACTLVFSYLFFEQKGYAENYLKKESSLAPIPASEQNLQTVFAEEWLTLPDVHGVEGPVFEQDGKLLLSDLSGKRILRISKNKEISTLFHRNDISLGGLAIDQTGHIIIASLDIAQNKGAILSLDHEGKNLKILIPVSAGLLPNDVVFDRLGGLYISDFRGNATDPSGGIYYLPPEKKNAVSVFPHLAMANGIAISPNGKEVWVTEFARNILYRLTLSDPTHIVPLDTNAVYYFTGAAPDSTRTDKNGNIYVAIYGQGRVLVFSPQGIAFAQILLPRRDEGHNLRTTSMAINKESNEIFIVTSDDKDNNSRIFKSKIPL, via the coding sequence ATGCTTGCTTGTATTTTTAAACTTTTTGGTCTTGCTTGTACTTTAGTGTTTTCATATCTCTTTTTCGAACAAAAAGGATATGCTGAAAACTACCTAAAAAAAGAGTCTTCCCTTGCCCCAATTCCCGCTTCTGAGCAGAATTTACAGACTGTTTTTGCAGAGGAATGGCTAACTCTGCCAGACGTTCACGGCGTTGAAGGCCCTGTATTTGAACAAGATGGCAAGCTTCTTCTCTCTGATTTGAGCGGGAAAAGAATATTACGCATCAGCAAAAATAAAGAAATATCAACGCTATTTCACCGGAATGATATCAGTCTTGGTGGTTTAGCCATTGATCAAACAGGGCATATTATTATTGCCTCATTGGATATTGCCCAAAATAAAGGGGCGATATTGAGCCTTGATCACGAAGGAAAAAATCTAAAAATACTTATTCCCGTATCGGCTGGCCTGCTACCAAATGATGTTGTTTTTGATCGCTTGGGTGGTCTTTATATATCCGATTTTCGCGGTAATGCGACTGACCCTTCTGGCGGGATTTATTATCTTCCGCCTGAAAAGAAGAACGCTGTTAGCGTTTTTCCCCATCTGGCAATGGCAAATGGCATTGCTATCAGCCCAAACGGAAAAGAAGTATGGGTGACGGAATTTGCCCGAAATATTTTATACCGCTTAACCCTCTCTGATCCGACACATATCGTCCCTTTAGATACTAACGCGGTTTATTATTTTACGGGGGCGGCCCCCGATTCCACCAGAACCGATAAAAACGGCAATATTTATGTCGCGATCTATGGTCAGGGGCGCGTTCTGGTCTTCTCTCCTCAAGGGATAGCCTTTGCTCAAATACTACTACCTCGTCGAGATGAAGGCCATAATTTAAGAACAACAAGTATGGCTATCAATAAAGAGAGTAATGAAATCTTCATCGTCACCAGTGATGACAAAGATAATAATTCCAGAATATTTAAAAGTAAAATTCCTTTATAG